DNA sequence from the Salvelinus alpinus chromosome 7, SLU_Salpinus.1, whole genome shotgun sequence genome:
CTTTTAGATGCTGACTACAAGAAATTCCTGGAGATTTATAATGGCGACGATGAAAAGTTTACATCCACCCCTGAGACTCTACTGGAGGAAATAGAGGCTAAAACAAAGGAACTAGTAGGTATGTAAACATATTTTCTAGTAACATTTGGTTGACGTCAAAGCCAGTTGAAACACTAGATGCGTGTCAATGGGAAATCAAGTAGTGTTCCCTGTGAAAGAGATATTTCAGTAATGGATGAGGCATGATTTTACCCCCCCCCAGCGAAGAAAATGACTCCCCTTTTGGACTTCTTAAAGAACAAACAGGTATGTGTTTTCTGTAggaaataattatatattttagcTGTGTTCTTGCATGATATATGAGGCTGGATAGACTATTCATATGGCTTTTGTCTGCTGATGGTCAGAGAATCCGTGAGGAAAAgaaagaggaaaggaggagacgaGAACTCGAACGTAAGCGCCTGAGGGACGAGGAACGTCggaagtggagggaggaggacaggagaaagcGCAAAGAACCAGAGAAGTTCAAGAAAGGAGACAAACCTTCAGAGAATGATAAAGACCAAGCGAAGGAGGTGCCAAAAATCAAGGTATGGAAAGGAGAAGAAATTCTGTTAAACTACTTGACTGTATGATACAGGTGATCCCGATGAATAACAGACTGCTCTTTTCATGTTTATCTGTTTTCTGTCTCCGTTCAGCTCTTGAGAAATCCAGACAGAGGAGATGATGTGGAGAAGTTAAAGAAACCTGAGAAGGACAAGATGAAAGACGACAGAGCTCCAGGGTGTCCTGATATGACGAAACGCCGAAACTTCGAAACCAGGGAGGACAGGGTATCACGGAAGTGAGTGGTCATCACCATTAATCTCTTAGAGATGTTACAGGTCTTTAACATAAAGGCTTACATTGTATTCATGAACATGTTCTTGTCATTCAGAGCTGATGGAAATGGACACAAAGACTTCAGAGAGCGTGACGTAGAAAGGGACAGAAACCGCGAACGAGACAAGGAGAGGGAGCGGCGGCAGAAAGAGAAGGAGCGCATCAGACGACTAGACGAGGATCGACGAAGGAGGAGGGAAAGGCACGATGGAGAGAACTCCTACAGAAAGCGAGAGGAAGAAGAGAAAAGGGAGAAAAGGGATCGTGTCTGGGAAAAGAGAAGGAGCGAGAATGCCGGGGATTCTGCAAGCCATACTGATAAGCCTAAAAAGTCAGAAGAAACCCTGAGGGAGGAGAAAGCTAAAAGAGATTGTTTAAGAAACAAGGTAGTAACTTCAGTCTTTCTTGGTATATAGTCAAATATGCATTTTTCCTAATCAATCAATTCCTTGGGTTAATCGGGATATTCTATTACATTTGTTCCCTTTTCTCCTGATTTCCTATGTTGATCTGATCACATTCCTTAAtagttttgttgtattttttatttcgtTCCCTTGTGCATCAGGATCGGCCTGCCATTCAGCTATACCAGCCAGGTGCCAGGAACCGAGGAGGAGAAACTCATGCTGAGGCGCGAGACCAAGAGAAGGGAGTTGAAGGATAAAAAAAAATGACCACAAATAAAGAATGATTAAACGATTGAGAGGAATCTGCTCTGAGCCAAGCAAACTGGTGCCAGAGAGGCTGCTGCAGTAGTGCTTCTGCAGAGCCACATCCCGTCCTCCCACTCCCAACCAGAGGAAGGGATGTGACCATGGTGTCTCCCCTCAGGGCCTGAAGGTGCCCCACTTTTAGTTTTGTTTATGGAGAAAAGCAAGGGAAAGTCGGCGCTTTAATGTTTGCAGGAGTTTGgctatggggtggcaggtagcctagtggtcagagcgttggccttttaaccgaaaggttgcaagatcgaatccccgagctgacaaggtaaaaatctgtcgttctgcccctgaacaaagcagttaacccactgttaactggccgtcattgaaaataagaatttgttcataactgacttgcctagttaaataaaggtaagatAAAATAGGGCAAAATGAGAAAAAGCCAACGCTCTAGGACCACATGAATTTAAAGTGACCTTACTACAGTTTTGGTACAGTCTGCTACACAGTTGCGAAGCACAGTTCTTATATTGAATAGGCTTTCACCCTCATTAGTTGTTCATACGTTTAAAAAAATATCACATGCAATATGTTATTTAATTTAGAAACAGTGTAGGAGACTATATCCTGTTGCTTCTTTCAAAAACTAGACATATTTTAGGTTTATAGTTACATTTATAAGTTTGTTTTCTATTTCCCCAACAAGTCCTCAATACTCTGTGAAggtaaaaaacaaacaatattAAGCTATGTTATTTCACCCATTCAACAATTCAGGGGAATTAAAAAGCCATTTAATTTATAAATACATAACTGTGAGCTATGCCTTGACTTGAGACTGCAAGCAACCCCTAATGGGTGGCTATTAAGTTTAGGCCTTCTCCGTCGTACTCATATACATCTTCATACATAAACAATGCTACAGTATGGTAACAACATTCTAATTGGAATAAGTATATATACCTTCATTTTTCATGATTGATGTAGACTTGCTAAACAAGAGTTACAAATGAGCGCAATAAAGAAAATATTGTTCTAAGTTGTGTATGGTATTTATTCAACACTCCAGATTGGTTTTTATGACAAACTACTGTAAATATAATTTGAGAGAACCAATCACTAATACTTTTTACAAGTGGTACAGAAGCGTCATGTTGATGCAATGCTGGAGTGGTCCACTCGATGACGCTGTGTGCGCGTAGTGCAAGACTTTGCTACACTTTGATTGGTTGGGGTTGCCTACATCACCAACGCTtcccctccttctttctcttcgGCCTCCGCCATTGTGGTGTAAGGACTGCGGACAAAATGGTAAGTTAAAATCTTATAACATCCTGGTCTAAATGAGTGAAATGCATTATTGTTCATTACATTTGCAGAAAGTGTTTTTAATCGCAACACCGAAAGCCGTTATATTGTCTTCAGTACCAGTATTGAATTCCTAAAAAGTAACGTTTTAGTAGCGTGTGGCCGGGTTGTCCATCAAATTTACTTGACTTCCAGAAGTATACTTCCTGCCTTCAACAGACTTGTCTGCCTATAGTAATCTAGCTGTAACTGAAGTGCAACGAGTTAGTTGGCAGGTTTACCTAACGTAAGTGTAGTATGCCATGAAAGGAATGTAGGTTTGCATGTGATGTATGTTACCCTAGTTAACTAACACAGCCCCATCCTCTTAATTTCAGTCGTCCCACAAGACTTTCAGGATCAAGCGCTTTCTCGCCAAGAAGCAGAAGCAGAACAGGCCCATCCCACAGTGGATCAGAATGAAGACTGGCAACAAGATCAGGTATGTGTGTAGCTACATTCCTAGCATCCCGCTATCCTGTACAACGCATAAAATGGTCTAATGTTAACTAGTGCTGAATGGATGCTCTGACCATCTAAAGCAGGTCTGCAATTACAGTACTCCAATCAGTGGGTGTGCTGTCATTAATCCTGCTGAGAGTAACATTCTGCTTTGGAGTTCACACTGTCACATCACCTGTGATGGGGATTCTCTTTAGTATTGACAGTGCAATTAAGACTACAGCATCATAGTTGCCTGACAGGGCTCAAAGCTGCGACCGTTTGACTTGAGTTACAGTTCGACTCCAACTTTTGTTCACAATTTgcaatttaaaatatattattcAAACAGCAGTGGGTATGCAACAATGTATGCAGGCCAGGTATACAAAGTTTGGTTCAAAGTCTTGGTTGATTATTTGTAAACTGCAATTCAGTCACGTGCTGTTTGAATACATTTCtataggcccccccccccccaaaaaaaaactaaCCAATTTAAATTGACTGCAAAGTAAGCCTACCtgtcagaatgatatcatgatttgTTTCAATCGCTGGACAATTGTTTCGCTAACTCTGCCATCACATGTAGCTGACATTGGCTAGTAGTGTTTTTGTACTGTACAAACACAACGATCTCTTGCTAGGCTCACAATTtttctcacctttatttaaccaggtgggccagttgagaacacgttatcatttacaactgcgacctggccaagataaagtaaaaCAGTGCGACGACAacgacagagttacacatgggataaacaaacgaaCAGTCAATAACACGgtagaaaatctgtatacagtgtgtgcaaatggagtaaggagttaaggcaataaatggaccatagtagcgaagtaattacaatttaggaaattaacactggagtgatagatgtgcaaaaaAGTTACTAAAAACAATATGGGCAAGAGGTGGGTAGTTGGAGAGGGCAACTACTCTCCTTTAATATTTTGTTCAGACCTCAAAAGTGCTcttctgatgtggtttaagcgtTGTGGACTTTGAGCATCACATTTTTGTAGTTTTGCAACTTTTGAAAAGGAACCTAAACAGAATTTACCAAAATATAAAACctgaatacatttttatatattaatAGGGCCTTACAACTAGATTGACTGTTCAAAATCACTAGCAATAACACCCTTTTTAGAGATTGTTAGAATGTGTATGGAGGGTAGGTTGTTATACGTTACTTGCTCTGCCCGCAAG
Encoded proteins:
- the LOC139580183 gene encoding large ribosomal subunit protein eL39-like, with amino-acid sequence MTLCARSARLCYTLIGWGCLHHQRFPSFFLFGLRHCGVRTADKMSSHKTFRIKRFLAKKQKQNRPIPQWIRMKTGNKIRYNSKRRHWRRTKLGL
- the LOC139580182 gene encoding regulator of nonsense transcripts 3B-like encodes the protein MKDGKENTRQREKMMEIKCENIEKTEKPKQEKKEVMTKIIIRRLPPSITKEELEEQLQPLPEVDYLEFFSNDSSMYPHVFARAYINFKIPEDIVLFRDRFDGYVFVDNGGQEYPAIVEFAPFQKIAKRRSKKKDAKSGTIDEDADYKKFLEIYNGDDEKFTSTPETLLEEIEAKTKELVAKKMTPLLDFLKNKQRIREEKKEERRRRELERKRLRDEERRKWREEDRRKRKEPEKFKKGDKPSENDKDQAKEVPKIKLLRNPDRGDDVEKLKKPEKDKMKDDRAPGCPDMTKRRNFETREDRVSRKADGNGHKDFRERDVERDRNRERDKERERRQKEKERIRRLDEDRRRRRERHDGENSYRKREEEEKREKRDRVWEKRRSENAGDSASHTDKPKKSEETLREEKAKRDCLRNKDRPAIQLYQPGARNRGGETHAEARDQEKGVEG